One Prinia subflava isolate CZ2003 ecotype Zambia chromosome 9, Cam_Psub_1.2, whole genome shotgun sequence DNA segment encodes these proteins:
- the ACTR1A gene encoding alpha-centractin produces the protein MESYDVIANQPVVIDNGSGVIKAGFAGDQIPKYCFPNYVGRPKHVRVMAGALEGDIFIGPKAEEHRGLLAIRYPMEHGIVKDWNDMERIWQYVYSKDQLQTFSEEHPVLLTEAPLNPRKNRERAAEVFFETFNVPALFISMQAVLSLYATGRTTGVVLDSGDGVTHAVPIYEGFAMPHSIMRIDIAGRDVSRFLRLYLRKEGYDFHTTSEFEIVKTIKERACYLSINPQKDETLETEKAQYYLPDGSTIEIGPARFRAPELLFRPDLIGEECEGLHEVLVFAIQKSDMDLRRTLFSNIVLSGGSTLFKGFGDRLLSEVKKLAPKDVKIRISAPQERLYSTWIGGSILASLDTFKKMWVSKKEYEEDGARAIHRKTF, from the exons ATGGAGTCCTACGATGTGATAGCGAACCAGCCCGTCGTGATAGACAAC GGCTCGGGTGTGATTAAAGCAGGTTTTGCAGGCGATCAAATACCAAAATACTGCTTTCCTAACTA TGTGGGCAGACCAAAGCACGTCCGTGTTATGGCTGGTGCTTTAGAAGGGGACATTTTCATTGGTCCAAAGGCAGAG GAGCACAGAGGTCTTCTTGCGATCCGATACCCGATGGAGCACGGCATAGTGAAGGACTGGAACGACATGGAGCGCATCTGGCAGTACGTCTATTCTAAAGACCAGCTCCAGACATTCTCAGAAGAG catcctgtgctgctgacagaAGCACCCCTAAACCCGCGCAAGAACAGAGAGCGTGCTGCTGAGGTGTTTTTTGAGACCTTCAATGTGCCAGCACTATTCATCTCCATGCAAGCTGTGCTTAGCCT CTACGCGACCGGCAGGACCACGGGAGTGGTGCTGGACTCCGGGGATGGTGTCACCCACGCGGTGCCCATCTATGAAGGCTTTGCCATGCCTCACTCCATCATGCGGATTGACATCGCTGGCCGGGATGTCTCCCGCTTCCTGCGTCTCTATCTCCGGAAGGAAGGATATGACTTCCACACAACCTCTGAGTTTGAGATTGTCAAGACCATCAAGGAG CGTGCCTGCTACCTGTCAATAAACCCCCAGAAGGATGAGACTCTGGAGACTGAGAAGGCTCAGTACTACCTGCCAGATGGAAGCACTATTGAG ATTGGCCCAGCCCGTTTCcgagccccagagctgctgttccgGCCGGACCTGATAGGGGAGGAATGCGAAGGACTTCATGAAGTGCTCGTTTTTGCCATTCAAAAGTCAGACATGGATCTGAGGCGAACGCTGTTCTCCAACATCGTGCTGTCTGGAGGCTCCACGCTTTTCAAAG GCTTTGGGGACAGGCTGTTGAGCGAAGTGAAGAAACTAGCTCCGAAGGACGTCAAAATAAGG ATATCGGCTCCTCAGGAGAGATTGTATTCCACATGGATTGG TGGCTCTATCCTGGCCTCTCTGGACACCTTTAAGAAAATGTGGGTTTCAAAAAAGGAATATGAAGAAGATGGAGCTCGTGCCATCCACCGAAAAACCTTCTAG
- the MFSD13A gene encoding transmembrane protein 180 isoform X1 has product MGLRLLACLFHLPTAVIYGSLSLFVSILHNVFLLYYVDTFVSVYKIDKLSFWIGETVFLIWNSLNDPLFGWLSDRVFLSTQQAGAEISSPEVVLKRLRALSHNGPLFAISFLAFWVAWAHPGLQFLLCLCMYDSFLTMVDLHHNALLADLAVSAKDRTSLNFYCSLFSAIGSLSVFMSYAVWNKEDFFSFRIFCILLALCSIVGFTVSTQLLRQRFQADGKVKWDQESTLKELYIEKLSVPQEKRITLAEYLQQLSRHRNFLWFVCMNLVQVFHCHFNSNFFPLFLEHLLSDQISVSTGSFLLGVSYIAPHLNNLYFLSLCRRCGVYAVVRGLFFLKLALSVVMLLAGPDQVYLLCIFIASNRVFTEGTCKLLNLVVTDLVDEDLVLNRRKQAASALLFGMVALVTKPGQTFAPLIGTWLLCAYTGYDIFQRNPLNNVVSAQPKLESATALEPTLRQGCFYLLVFVPITCALLQLLSWSQFSLHGKRLQMVKAQRQSLTQGQTPEVKTI; this is encoded by the exons ATGGGGCTGCGACTGCTGGCTTGTCTTTTCCATTTGCCCACTGCAGTGATCTATGGGTCTCTGTCGCTCTTTGTTTCCATTTTGCACAACGTGTTTCTCCTGTACTATGTGGACACCTTCGTCTCTGTTTACAAGATTGATAAACTGTCCTTTTGGATAGGAGAG aCAGTATTTCTGATCTGGAACAGCCTCAATGACCCTCTGTTCGGCTGGCTGAGTGACCGAGTGTTCCTTAGCACACAGCA ggcaggagcagagatttCCTCCCCTGAAGTAGTTCTGAAGAGGCTCAGAGCACTAAGCCACAATGGCCCCCTCTTTGCCATTTCTTTCCTGGCTTTCTGGGTTGCTTGGGCTCATCCTGGTTTGCAATTCCTCCTTTGCCTTTGCATGTACGACAGCTTTCTCACCATGGTTGACCTCCATCACAATGCCTTGCTTGCAGACCTGGCTGTTTCAGCAAAAGACAGGACTAGCCTCAACTTCTACTGCTCCCTCTTCAGTGCCATAGGCTCCCTGTCTGTCTTCATGTCCTATGCAGTGTGGAACAAGGAGGACTTCTTTTCCTTCCGCATATTTTGCATCCTGCTGGCCCTTTGCTCCATTGTTGGTTTCACCGTGTCCACGCAGCTGCTCCGCCAGCGGTTTCAGGCTGATGGGAAAGTGAAATGGGACCAGGAATCAACCCTGAAAGA GCTGTACATCGAGAAACTCTCTGTCCCCCAGGAGAAGAGGATCACCCTGGCAGAGtatctccagcagctctcccgGCATCGCAACTTCCTCTGGTTTGTCTGCATGAATCTTGTCCAG GTTTTTCACTGCCATTTTAACAGCAACTTCTTCCCTCTGTTCCTGGAGCACCTGCTGTCAGACCAGATCTCTGTCTCTACTGGATCCTTCCTGCTTG GTGTTTCCTACATTGCCCCCCATCTCAACAACCTCTACTTCCTGTCACTCTGCCGCCGCTGTGGGGTTTACGCTGTGGTGCGAGGACTCTTCTTCCTGAAGCTGGCTCTGAGTGTTGTCatgctcctggcaggacctgaTCAGGTGTATCTCCTCTGCATCTTCATTGCCAG CAACCGTGTGTTCACAGAAGGGACCTGTAAGTTACTCAACCTGGTGGTCACTGACTTGGTGGACGAAGACCTAGTCCTGAACCGTCGGAAGcaggcagcctcagccctgctcttcGGGATGGTGGCTCTGGTCACCAAGCCGGGCCAGACCTTCGCCCCTCTGATCGGcacctggctgctctgtgcGTACACAG GCTATGACATCTTCCAGCGCAACCCCCTGAACAACGTGGTGAGTGCTCAGCCAAAGCTGGAGTCTGCCACGGCCTTGGAGCCAACTCTTCGCCAGGGCTGCTTTTACCTGCTCGTCTTTGTGCCCATCACatgtgccctgctgcagctcctcagctggtCACAGTTCAGCCTGCATGGGAAGCGGCTGCAGATGGTGAAGGCTCAGCGGCAGAGCCTGACGCAAGGCCAAACACCAGAGGTCAAAACAATCTAA
- the MFSD13A gene encoding transmembrane protein 180 isoform X2: METVFLIWNSLNDPLFGWLSDRVFLSTQQAGAEISSPEVVLKRLRALSHNGPLFAISFLAFWVAWAHPGLQFLLCLCMYDSFLTMVDLHHNALLADLAVSAKDRTSLNFYCSLFSAIGSLSVFMSYAVWNKEDFFSFRIFCILLALCSIVGFTVSTQLLRQRFQADGKVKWDQESTLKELYIEKLSVPQEKRITLAEYLQQLSRHRNFLWFVCMNLVQVFHCHFNSNFFPLFLEHLLSDQISVSTGSFLLGVSYIAPHLNNLYFLSLCRRCGVYAVVRGLFFLKLALSVVMLLAGPDQVYLLCIFIASNRVFTEGTCKLLNLVVTDLVDEDLVLNRRKQAASALLFGMVALVTKPGQTFAPLIGTWLLCAYTGYDIFQRNPLNNVVSAQPKLESATALEPTLRQGCFYLLVFVPITCALLQLLSWSQFSLHGKRLQMVKAQRQSLTQGQTPEVKTI; encoded by the exons ATGGAG aCAGTATTTCTGATCTGGAACAGCCTCAATGACCCTCTGTTCGGCTGGCTGAGTGACCGAGTGTTCCTTAGCACACAGCA ggcaggagcagagatttCCTCCCCTGAAGTAGTTCTGAAGAGGCTCAGAGCACTAAGCCACAATGGCCCCCTCTTTGCCATTTCTTTCCTGGCTTTCTGGGTTGCTTGGGCTCATCCTGGTTTGCAATTCCTCCTTTGCCTTTGCATGTACGACAGCTTTCTCACCATGGTTGACCTCCATCACAATGCCTTGCTTGCAGACCTGGCTGTTTCAGCAAAAGACAGGACTAGCCTCAACTTCTACTGCTCCCTCTTCAGTGCCATAGGCTCCCTGTCTGTCTTCATGTCCTATGCAGTGTGGAACAAGGAGGACTTCTTTTCCTTCCGCATATTTTGCATCCTGCTGGCCCTTTGCTCCATTGTTGGTTTCACCGTGTCCACGCAGCTGCTCCGCCAGCGGTTTCAGGCTGATGGGAAAGTGAAATGGGACCAGGAATCAACCCTGAAAGA GCTGTACATCGAGAAACTCTCTGTCCCCCAGGAGAAGAGGATCACCCTGGCAGAGtatctccagcagctctcccgGCATCGCAACTTCCTCTGGTTTGTCTGCATGAATCTTGTCCAG GTTTTTCACTGCCATTTTAACAGCAACTTCTTCCCTCTGTTCCTGGAGCACCTGCTGTCAGACCAGATCTCTGTCTCTACTGGATCCTTCCTGCTTG GTGTTTCCTACATTGCCCCCCATCTCAACAACCTCTACTTCCTGTCACTCTGCCGCCGCTGTGGGGTTTACGCTGTGGTGCGAGGACTCTTCTTCCTGAAGCTGGCTCTGAGTGTTGTCatgctcctggcaggacctgaTCAGGTGTATCTCCTCTGCATCTTCATTGCCAG CAACCGTGTGTTCACAGAAGGGACCTGTAAGTTACTCAACCTGGTGGTCACTGACTTGGTGGACGAAGACCTAGTCCTGAACCGTCGGAAGcaggcagcctcagccctgctcttcGGGATGGTGGCTCTGGTCACCAAGCCGGGCCAGACCTTCGCCCCTCTGATCGGcacctggctgctctgtgcGTACACAG GCTATGACATCTTCCAGCGCAACCCCCTGAACAACGTGGTGAGTGCTCAGCCAAAGCTGGAGTCTGCCACGGCCTTGGAGCCAACTCTTCGCCAGGGCTGCTTTTACCTGCTCGTCTTTGTGCCCATCACatgtgccctgctgcagctcctcagctggtCACAGTTCAGCCTGCATGGGAAGCGGCTGCAGATGGTGAAGGCTCAGCGGCAGAGCCTGACGCAAGGCCAAACACCAGAGGTCAAAACAATCTAA